The Streptomyces nigra genome includes the window CGTACTGCCTCAGACCGCGATCGCGACCTCGGCCAGGCCGCCCTGCTGGGCGACGACCGTGCGGTCGGCGGTCCCGCCCGGCACCAGCGCGCGGACGGTCCAGGTGCCCTCGGCCGCGTAGAAGCGGAACTGGCCCGTCGCGGAGGTGGGGACCTCGGCGGTGAACTCGCCGGTCGAGTCCAGCAGACGGACGTAGCCCGTCACCGGCTCGCCGTCGCGGGTCACATGACCCTGGATCGTGGTCTCACCGGGCTTGATCGTCGAGGCGTCGGGGCCGCCGGCCTTCGCTCCACACATGTCTTTCTCCAGGTTGGGTCTGACCGGAAGGAAGGCCGGTCGGGGTCGCTGAGGTGGGTTACTTGCCGGTGCCGAGCTCGATCGGCACGCCGACCAGGGAGCCGTACTCGGTCCAGGAGCCGTCGTAGTTCTTGACGTTCTCCACGCCGAGCAGCTCGTGCAGCACGAACCAGGTCAGCGCGGAACGCTCACCGATGCGGCAGTAGGCGATGGTGTCCTTCGCCAGGTCGACGTCCTCCTGGGCGTAGAGCTCCTTGAGCTCGTCGTCCGACTTGAAGGTGCCGTCGTCGTTGGCGTTCTTCGACCACGGGATGTTCGCGGCGGTCGGGACGTGGCCCGGGCGCTGCGACTGCTCCTGCGGCAGGTGCGCCGGGGCGAGCAGCTTGCCGGAGAACTCGTCGGGCGACCGGACGTCGACCAGGTTCTGCGAGCCGATGGCAGCCACGACGTCGTCACGGAAGGCGCGGATCGCGGTGTTCTGCGGCTTGGCCTTGTAGTCGGTGGCCGGGCGCTCGGGGACGTCGTCGCCGGCGACCAGCTCGCGTGCGTCCAGCTCCCACTTCTTGCGGCCGCCGTCGAGGAGCTTGACGTTCTCGTGGCCGTAGAGCTTGAAGTACCAGTAGGCGTAGGACGCGAACCAGTTGTTGTTGCCGCCGTAGAGGATCACCAGCGTGTCGTTGGCGATGCCCTTCTTCGACAGGAGCTTCTCGAAACCCTCCTGGTCGACGAAGTCGCGGCGGACCGGGTCCTGCAGGTCCTTGGTCCAGTCGATCCGGATCGCGTTGCGGATGTGGTTCTTCTCGTAGGCGGACGTGTCTTCGTCCACCTCCACGATCGCGATGTTCGCGTCGTCGAGGTGCTGCTCCAGCCAGTCGGCGTCGACCAGGACGTCGCTGCGGCTCATGTTTCTCCTCCGGGGCAGTTGCGGCGGGGCGTTGCGAAGGTGCGGGCGTGCGGTTCGGCACCGGCCAGGCGGCCGGTTCGCGCACGGGTGCCCGAGTCAGGGCTGCGGGGATGCGGGGGGTGGGACCGGCGCGGAGCCGGCCTGTCCGCTCAGAAGGGGCGACAGAGCATGGCGGCGACGCGGCACAGGTCTACTGCCCGCCGCTTCGTGAGGTCCGCCTGTCGCTTCATGGCCTCGATCGTAGGGACGGACGGGCGGCCATGTCACCGGTGTGTCGCATGCTGAGACAAGATTGTCCGGGATGTGAAACCAGAAGACCGCCGACCCCGCTCCGGAAGGGGTTCCGGGCGTCCGTGTCGGCGGTCGTGGTTAGGGGGCGGACGGCGGCGTCTCGCCCCTTGGACGCGCGGTGTCCGGCCCGGGAAGGCCGGCCGTCCGCTTCGTCCAGGCCCGTCCTACCCGGCGAGGCGGACGTTCGAACCCCGCACCGTGATCTCCACGCCGTCCTTCGCGGCCTGGACGCTGTCGAGCTTGATACCGCCGGGCAGACCGTCGATCTTCTGCTCGAAGTCGGTGATGGTCCGCACCCGGTTCTCGGCGACGTCGGCGCCGCCGAACGAGGGGAGCTTGTCCGCGTGCACCCGCACGGTGTCGCCCTCGGCGGTGACCGAGCTGAGGACGGAGACCGGCTGGGGCAGCTTGGTGCCGAGGACGGTCGCCTCGACGGAGACCTTGATCTTGCCGTTGCCGCCGTCGGAGAGGCCGACCACACGGGCGGTGACACCGGGCGCGACCTGCGTCTGCTCGGACTTGGCGGTCTTCAGCAGCTCGGCGTAGGTGATGGAGGCGGTGCCGGTGGCGCTGGCCGCCGTGGCGGAGCTGTAGTCGCCGGAGAACTCGACGCCCTTCATGTTCGCCTGGAGGTCGTCGATGCGGATCGTGCCGCCCTCGGCGGTGGCCTCGTAGTCCTTGATGCCGACCTCGACGTCGTCCAGCGTGCCGCCGGCGACCTGGGTGAGGAACGGGAAGCCCTTGATGGACACGTCCGGGGTGGCGGCGAGGTTCTCGGTGGCCTGGAGCTTCCCGGCGGCCTCGTCCTCGGCGAACCCGACGGCGAGCCGGTCGGCCAGCACGAACAGGCCGCCCAGGATCACCACGACGATGAGCAGTATGCGCAGGGCTCGCATGGCTGGTCTTCCCCCACCTCGACGGTCGTCCACGACGACGGTTCCCGACGGCCGGGTGGCCGTCCACGCCGTGAGACTAACCCCGTGGCGCGGCCGGACCGCCGGATTGTCGATCACCTGTGACAGGCGCGACCGTCCGGCGGCCCGGACCCCGGCCTCAGAGCAGGGCCCGCCCGAGCAGGTACACCGCGGGGGCCGCGGCGGCCAGCGGCAGGGCGACGCCCGCCGTGAAGTGGACGAAGCGCGAGGGGTAGTCGTAGCTCGCGACCCGGTGCCCGATCAGCGCGCACACGGCGGCACCGGCGCCGAGCAGGGCGCCCGCCGACCCCAGGCCGGTCAGCGCGCCGGCCAGCGCCCCCGCTCCCGCCGCGGCGAGCAGCGAGGCGGCCACGGACGCGGGCGTCGGCAGCGCCCGCACCAGGACGGCGACGGCGACGGAGGCGGCGCCCACGGTCACCGCGTCGCCGTGCGCGGCGAGGTAGCCGGACGCGACGATCGCGAGGGCGGCCGAGGCCACCGTCGCCATCAGGCCGTACATCCGCTCGTCCGGGTCGGCGTGCGAGCGGAGCTGGAGGACCAGCGCCAGCAGCACCCAGACGCCCAGCGTGCCGAGGATGGCCGCCGGGGTGCGGCCGGACGCCAGCAGCGCCACGTCCGCCGTGAGCGCGCCCGCGAAGGCCAGCGCGATGCCCTGCCGGGCGGGCCACATGCCGTTCAGCCGGAACCAGCCCGCGGCCGTCACCGCCTGCAGCGCGACGAGGGGAACGACGAGGGCGTACGGCCCGATCGCCGCGGCCCCCGCGAGCAGCAGCCCGAGCAGCGCGGTCAGCCCGGCCGGCTGCACGCCCGGCTCGATGATCGGCGAGCGGCCCTCGAGGCGGGCCCGCTGCGCGTCCGTGATGCGGGCGTTCCCGGCGACGGTCGCGGGCCCGTACCCGGGTTCGGAACCGTCGGCGGGCGGCGTCTGCGCGGGAGCGGGGGTCTGCGTCGGGGCGGGGGCCTGCGTGCCGCCCCAGCCCGGCTGCTGGTGGCCGCCGTAGGCCGCGCCGGCTCCCTGGGACGGCATGTACGCCGTCTCCTCGGCGGGCGGGGCCACCGGGGGCTGGACCTGTGTCTCCCAGGTCTGCCCCTGCCACTGCTGTGTGTACGGCTGGGCCGCCTGCGGGTCGTCGTACGGCTGCTGCTGCGGCCACCCCTGGGGCGCCGGCTGCTGCCGGTACGGGTCGTACCCGTCGTACCCGTCGTATCCCTGATACGGCTGGTCGGTCATCGTCACCCTCCTGCGAACGGCGGGAGCACCTCGACCGTGCCGCCGTCGGCCAGCCGTACCGTCTCATGCCCGCGGGTGCCCACGGGGTCACCGTCGACGAGGAACGAGCATCGCCGCAGGACGCGCTCCAGCTCACCGGGGTGCCGCGCGCGTACGGCGTCCAGCGCCTCGGCGAGCGTGGCCGCGTCGAACGCGTCCTCCGCCACCCCGGCTGCGGCCTTCGCGGCGGCCCAGTAGCGCACCGTGACCTTTGCCATCCCGTCCCTCGATCGGTCGTCTGTGTACACGGTCAGGCTAGCCGCACCGGGTGACGGCCCAGTCCCCGATCCGGGCCAGCAGGTCCTCGCCCGCCGCGTTCTCGGCGTGCCCCATGCCGGGCTCCAGCCAGAGATCGGCGTGGTCACCGGCCGCGGCGGCCAGCATCCGGGGGTGGTCGAGGGGGAAGTAGCCGTCCCGGTCGCCGTGCACGATCAGCAGCGGTGTCGGCGCGATCCTGGGGACCGCCTCGACCGGCGACATCGGCACCGGGTCCCATTCGCGGTGGTGGATGCGGACGCGGAAGCCGTAGCGGCCCACCAGCCGGCCCTCGGGGCGGGTGACCATCCAGTGCAGCCGGCGCATGAGCGGTGTGCCCCGGTAGTACCAGCGCGCGGGCGCGCTCACCGCCACCACCGCGTCCGTGCGGGCGTCGTCGTCGCGGTGGAGCGCGGCGTGGCGCAGGACCACCGAGCCGCCCATGGAGAAGCCGACGGTCACCACGCGCGCGTGCCCGAGTCGCCGCGCCCACCGCACGGCCGCGGCCAGGTCCAGCACCTCCCGGTCGCCGACCGTCGAGCGGCCGCCCGACGCCCCGTGGCCGCGGAAGGAGAAGGTGACGACCGCGCCGTACCGCCGGAGCACGCCCGCCACCCGTCGAATGTGAGGCCGGTCCGCGTCGCCCGTGAAGCCGTGCGCGACGACGAACACCGGGGTGTCGCCGGACGGCCGGCCCTCTTCGTATACGGCCTGGCCCGGGTCGTATACGGAATCGACGGCCACACCGTCGTCGGTGCTGAGGAACGTCCGCATACGTCCCGGTCCGGCCGCCTGGGCCGTCTCGGGATTCGGACGAACCGTGGATCGTGCCACATGACCTGCCGGACCGTTGCTCATGTGGGCTATTCTGCTGGGCAGAGGACTCGGGCAGCGTTGCCCCCGGGTCCTTTTGTGCTTTCGGAAGCGTTGTATACGACGCGGGAGACCGCGGGTGTGTACGGGGCCTTCGGGATCGCAGAGCAGTTCCGTACCGCACACGTCCTCGCAGGGACCGAGGAGGAACCAGACGTATGAGTTCTCTGCTGCTCCTGACCAACGCCCTCCAGCCGTCGACGGAGGTGCTCCCCGCACTCGGCCTGCTGCTGCACAACGTGCGCGTGGCCCCCGCCGAGGGCCCCGCCCTCGTCGACACCCCCGGCGCCGACGTCATCCTCGTCGACGGCCGCCGCGACCTGCCGCAGGTGCGCAGCCTGTGCCAGCTGCTGCGCTCCACCGGCCCCGGCTGTCCGCTCGTCCTCGTCGTCACCGAGGGCGGCCTCGCCGCCGTCACCGCCGACTGGGGCATCGACGACGTCCTGCTCGACACCGCGGGCCCGGCCGAGGTCGAGGCCCGGCTGCGGCTCGCCATGGGACGCCAGCAGATCGTCAACGACGACTCCCCCATGGAGATCCGCAACGGCGACCTGTCCGTGGACGAGGCCACCTACAGCGCGAAACTGAAGGGCCGGGTCCTCGACCTGACCTTCAAGGAGTTCGAGCTGCTGAAGTACCTCGCCCAGCACCCGGGACGTGTCTTCACCCGCGCCCAGCTCCTCCAGGAGGTCTGGGGCTACGACTACTTCGGCGGCACCCGGACGGTCGACGTGCACGTACGGCGGCTGCGCGCGAAGCTCGGCCCCGAGCACGAGTCGCTGATCGGCACCGTCCGCAACGTCGGTTACCGATTCGTTACCCCGGAGAAGCCGGAGCGCTCCGCCGAGGAGCCGAAGGCCGCTTCGGGGCGGGCAAAGCCGGTGGATACGGACACCGCGGCCGCCCTGGACGCCACCGAGCTCCGCGCCGACGCCTGACGGCCCGCCGGGCGGGGCGCACCGGCGCGGCCGGGTCCTGTCCGGCATACGGGAAGCTCCCGCACGCCCTGCCCAGAGTGGGTCCATCCGCGTAGACTCCGCGCGTGGCCAAGGTGACTCGCGATGACGTCGCACGACTGGCGGGGACATCGACCGCCGTCGTCAGCTATGTCATCAACAACGGACCCAGGCCGGTCGCCCCGGCCACCCGCGAGCGCGTGCTCGCCGCGATCAAGGAGCTGGGCTACCGGCCCGACCGGGTCGCCCAGGCGATGGCGTCGCGGCGCACGGACCTCATAGGCCTGATCGTCCCGGACGCCCGCCAGCCCTTCTTCGGGGAGATGGCGCACGCCGTCGAGTGGGCCGCCGCCGAGCGCGGCAAGATGGTCCTCGTCGGCAACTCCGACTACGTCGGCGAGCGCGAGGTCCACTATCTGCGGGCGTTCCTCGGGATGCGGGTCTCCGGGCTCATCCTCGTCTCGCACGCCCTGAACGACCTGGCCGCCGCCGAGATCGAGGCGTGGGACGCCCGGGTCGTCCTGCTGCACGAGCGGCCCGAGGCCATCGACGACGTCGCCGTCGTCACCGACGACCTGGGCGGCGCCCAGCTCGCCGTACGCCATCTGCTGGAACACGGGTACGCGTATGTCGCCTGTATGGGTGGCACCGCGGAGACCCCCGCGGTCGGCGACCCGGTCTCCGACCACGTCGAGGGCTGGAAGCGGGCGATGTCCGAGGCCGGGCTGCCCACCGAGGGACGGCTCTTCGAGGCGCCGTACAACCGCTATGACGCCTATCGCATAGCGCTCGACATCCTGTCCGGGCCGCGCCGGCCCCCCGCGATCTTCTGCTCCACCGACGACCAGGCCATCGGTGTGCTGCGCGCGGCGCGCGAGCTGCGCCTCGACGTGCCGGGCGAGCTGGCCGTCGCCGGCTTCGACGACATCAAGGAGGCGGCGCTGGCGGACCCGCCGCTGACGACGGTCGCCTCCGACCGCTCGGCCATGGCGCGCGCCGCGGTCGACCTCGTCCTCGACGACGGGCTGCGGGTCGCGGGTTCGCGCCGGGAGCGGCTGAAGGTGTTCCCGTCCCGGCTCGTCCAGCGGCAGTCCTGCGGCTGCGCCTGACCGTCTTTATATCGGGCATACGGCCTTCTGCCGGGCTTCTCAGCCCGCGCTCAGGAAGCTCTCATGGTCGGGCGCCACGCTCGACGGTATGACCGAGAGCTACCGCCGCAGCGGCGACGACGACCACCCGTACCCGGGCGCCCAGCAGCACGCCTCCTCCCCCGTGAACCCGGAATGGCCGCCCCCGCCGGCCTACCCGGCCGGTCACCCCGAGGGCGGGTCGGCGCCCACCGCTCTCTTCCACGAGCCGGTCGCGCAGCCGCCGGCCGGACGGACCCGCAGGCGCGGCCGCCCCGTCGCCCTCCTCGCCGCCGTCGCGATCGTCGCGGCGGCGATCGGCGGCGGCACCGCCTACGGCATCCAGGAGCTGACCCGCGACGGCACCGCGGCCACCGGAGCGCCCACCGGCACGACGGTCGTCCCGTCCAGCCAGAAGGGCACGGTCGCCGGGGTCGCCAAGGCCGTCAGCCCGAGCATCGTCGAGATCAAGGCGCAGTCGAACTCCGGCACCTCCACCGGCTCCGGCGTGATCATCACGAGCGACGGCGAGATCGTCACCAACAACCACGTCGTCTCCGGCGCCTCCCAGGTCACCGTGCGCACCGACGACGGCAAGCAGTACACCGCCGAGGTCGTCGGCACCGACAGCGGCAAGGACCTCGCGCTGATCAGGCTCAAGGGGGCGTCGGGGCTGACGGCGGCCACCCTCGGCGACTCCGGCGGGGTGCAGGTCGGCGACCAGGTCGTGGCGATCGGCTCGCCCGAGGGACTGACCGGCACGGTCACCAGCGGCATCGTCTCCGCGCTCGACCGCGACGTCACGGTCTCCACGGACGAGGGGCAGCGGCAGCAGCAGCCCGACGGCGGCTGGCCGTTCGAGTTCGGCGGCCGGGAGTTCAACGGCGACACCGGGTCGTCGACGACGACGTACAAGGCGATCCAGACGGACGCGTCCCTGAACCCGGGCAACTCCGGAGGCGCGCTGATCGACATGAACGGGAACATCATCGGCATCAACTCGGCGATGTACTCGGCCGCCGGGTCGGGCTCCTCCGACGCCGGCAGCGTCGGCCTGGGCTTCGCCATCCCGGTGAACACGGTCAAGGCCGACCTGGCGAAGCTGCGGGCGGGATCGCAGAGTTAAGGGCTGTCCCGTCATTCCCGGCGGGCGCGCGACGCCGGCTACGGCACCTCGCCGCGTTGTCGGGTCGTCCGCATACATCCAGTATGCGGACGACCCTCCGCCTTGCGATGCACCGCATCCGACGCCGCGCGCCGATCCACCGGGAATGACGGGACAGCCCTTAGGGCCTGTCGTCAACCGTGCGAGGCTGAAGACGTTCAGCCGCTGAATCCCGTCCGTCCCACCGCATCCGAGGAAACCGAGCCCATGAGCCCCGCCGACGGCGACCGTGAACCGCAGCGCATCCTGATCGTCGACGACGAGCCGGCGGTGCGTGAAGCCCTCCAGCGCAGTCTCGCCTTCGAGGGATACGCCACCGAGGTCGCGGTCGACGGGGCGGACGCCCTGGAGAAGGCGGCCGCCTACCGGCCCGACCTCATCGTCCTGGACATCCAGATGCCCCGGATGGACGGCCTGACCGCCGCCCGGCGCGTCCGCGGCTCCGGTGACACCACGCCGATCCTGATGCTCACCGCCCGCGACACCGTCGGCGACCGCGTCACCGGGCTGGACGCGGGCGCCGACGACTACCTCGTCAAGCCGTTCGAGCTGGACGAGCTGTTCGCCCGGGTCCGCGCGCTGCTGCGGCGCAGCTCGTACGCGGCGGCCGGGGCCGGCCGGCCGGACGACGGTGATCTGCTGGCCTTCGGCGATCTGCGGATGAACCTCGCGACCCGGGAGGTCTTCCGGGGCGGGCGGCCCGTCGAGCTGACCCGCACCGAGTTCACGCTGCTGGAGATGTTCCTGACGCACCCCCGGCAGGTCCTGACACGTGAACAGATCCTGAAGGCCGTCTGGGGCTTCGACTTCGAGCCCTCGTCCAACTCCCTCGACGTCTACGTCATGTATCTGCGCCGCAAGACGGAGGCGGGCGGCGAGCCGCGACTCGTGCACACCGTCCGGGGCGTGGGGTACGTACTGCGCCAGGGCGGCGCCGAGTGACCAGGGCGCTGCGCCGCTTCCGCGCCCTGCCGATCCGCACGAGGCTGTCGCTGCTGGTGGCGGCGGCGGTGGCGTTCGCGGTGGCGGCGGTTTCGGTGACGTGCTGGTTCCTGGTGCAGGGGAAGCTGTACGAGCAGCTGAACGACGACCTGAACGAGATGGCCCGCCGGCCCGGCACGGTCACGGCGCTCCTGCAGGAGTGCACGCAGGACCCCCCGGCCAATACGCAGGTCTTCCCGGGCCGCAGCGACTACGTCCAGGCGATCAAGGAGCGGGGCACCCCGTGCGTCGACCCGAACTCGCCGGGCACGGTCGAGGTCACCGGCTCCGACGCGGACGTCATCCGGCGTGCCGACCAGCGCAAGGTCCACTTCCGCGACGGCACCGACGACGACGGCGAGCAGGTCAGGGTGCTGACCCGGTACCTCGGGGTGGACCCGACCGACGGGCAGGGGGTCGCCCTCCAGCTCGCGGTGCCTCTCAAGAGCACCCGCGCCACCCTCAACGACCTGGCCCTCATCCTCCTTCTCGTCTCCGGGGTCGGGGTGGTCGGCGCCGGGGCGGCCGGGCTCGCGGTCGCGCGGGCCGGGCTGCGTCCCGTGGACAAGCTGACCGAGGCCGTCGAGCACGTGGCCCGCACCGAGGACCTGAGCATCCGCATCCCGGTGGAGGACGACGCCGAGGACGAGATCGCCCGGCTGTCCCGGTCCTTCAACTCCATGACGTCCTCGCTGGCCAGCTCCCACGAGCTGCAGCAGCAGCTCATCGCCGACGCCGGGCACGAGCTGCGCACCCCGCTCACCTCGCTGCGCACCAACATCGAACTGCTCACCCGCAGCGAGGAGACGGGCCGGCCCCTCCCGGAGGCGGACCGCAAGGCGCTGCTCGCCTCGGTGAAGGCGCAGATGACCGAACTGGCCGCCCTGATCGGCGACCTCCAGGAGCTGTCCCGGCCGCAGGGCCAGCGCGGGGAGCGGGTCCAGGTGGTCTCCCTGACGGACACCGTGGAGGCCGCGCTGCGCCGGGTGCGGCTGCGCGGCCCCGAGCTGACGATCAGCGCCGACCTGCGGCCCTGGTATGTCCGCGCGGAACCGGCGGCGCTGGAGCGCGCGGTGGTCAACATCCTCGACAACGCGGTGAAGTTCAGCCCGCCGGACGGCACGGTCGAGGTGGACCTGGCCGACGGTGTCCTCACGGTCCGCGACCACGGCCCGGGCATCGCCGCCGACGAACTGCCGTACGTCTTCGACCGGTTCTGGCGCTCCCCGAGCGCGCGGGCGCTGCCCGGTTCGGGGCTCGGCCTGTCCATCGTGGCCCGTACGGTCGAGCAGTCGGGCGGCGAGGTCGCGCTGACCCGGGCCGAGGGCGGCGGCACGGTGGCGACGGTACGGCTGCCGGGGGCGCCGACGCCCCCGCCCGAGACGCCGTAGCGGATCAGCGGGCGGCGACCGCGCGGCGCATGGTCTCCGCCGCGAGGCGGACGGCCGCGTCGCGGGTGGCGGTGGCGAGCAGGTCGGTGCGGATGGGGCCGCCCTGGGCGAGATGCCGGTCGTAGGGGAGCAGGACCACCGGGACCCCCGGTTCCCGCAGGTGGGCCACGGCCGTCCGCTCGTCGAGAGTGGCGTCCGGGGTGGCGGCGCTGAGGGCCACGACGGTGCTGTGCAGCGCGGAGTGCGGCAGCTGGGCCAGCCAGTCCAGCACCTGCCGGGTGCCGTGGATGCCCTCGGCGGTCATCGGGGCGACCACGACCCGGGCGTGCGCGGTGTCCATCGCCGTACGGGCCACCTCGCCGGGCAGCGTCTCGCTGTCCACGACGGTGACCGCGAAGTAGCGGCGCAGCGCGAGGGTCACGGTCCGGTAGGTCCGTACGTCCAGCGGGGCACCGACCCGGCCCTGGCTCGCGGGCAGCAGCCAGCCGCCGTCCTGGACGGGCACCAGATAGCCGGTGAGGTCGGTCAGGCCCATCGACGGGGTCAGGATCGACGCGAGGTCGGCGCAGGTCCAGCGCACGGTCTTGGCGCCCATGCGCATCGGGAGCGTGCCGAGGGCGGCGTCGGCCTCCAGGGTGAGCACGGGGTCGTGCCGGTAGTGGTTGAAGGTACGTCCGAGGAGCGCGGCGACCGTGGACTTGCCGACGCCGCCGCGGATCGAGGTGACGGCGACGACCCGTCCGGTGGTGACGGGCTGCTGCACCTCACGGGCGAGCCGGGTGTGCTCGGTGACCTCCTGCGCGGCCGACGCGGTCAGCCGGCGCAGCGAGGCACCGGCCCGCCGGGCGGCCGAGTCGCCGTGCTGCGGGCGTCCCAGGGCGACGGCGAGGCGGGGGTCGACGGTCGGCACCGACTCGGGTGTCCCCCGGGTGTGGTCGGGAACGAAGGTCTGCCGGGGGACCGGCGGCGGGGACGGCTCCTGGCCCCGGCCGCCGTCCGGTGCGGGCCCGAGCGGGCCGCGCTGTGTGTCCTGAGTCCCCGTCACGCCGTCACCCTGCCCTACGCGAAGCCGCCGGACACCACGACCGCCGTCGGTACCAGGGCGAGCACGGCCCACGGCTCCAGCAGGTCGCCGGCCCGGCGCAGCGTCGCGCGCAGCGCCTCGGACGGACGCACGGTCAGATGCAGCACCGCGAGCAGGGCGAGGACGACGACGCCCGGCTCCCCCCACGTGGCGGCGAGCCGCACGACGACGGCGGCGGCGGCCAGCAGCAGCGCCCCGACCTCGACGGTGAGGGGGTACGCGCGGGCCCGCAGGACGAGGACGAGGGCCAGCAGCACGGCGAGCGTCACCGTCCCGGCGGTCGCGGTGCGCAGCAGGAGGACGCCCGACGCGCCCGACGCCAGGGCGAGGACGACGGTCGCCGGGGCGAGGGCGCGGTGGGTGACCGCGAGGGCGGTGCCGGCGCCGTGGCTGCTGACGGAGACGCCGCCGGTGCGGCGGTCGTCGAGGGCGGTGAGGCCGCTGGCGGTCAGGGCGAGCCGCGGCAGGACGCCGAGGGCGAGGCCCACCGCGAGCGCGGGCAGGGCGGCGGCCCGGCTCTGCTGGACGGCCGTGTGTGCGCCGCCCTGGAACAGGACCGCCGCCTCTCCGAGGACGAGGCAGCCGACGATGGCCGCGGCGCCGGTCAGCGCGGGACGCCCGGCGGGGGTGCACCAGCCGGCGAGCGCCGACGCGGCGGCCACGGCACCGGCGAGGGCCGCCGCCCGCAGCGGTCCGGGCCAGTCGTGCGCGCCGGCCGAGGCCCACACGCCGACGACGGCCAGGGCGGCGGCCAGCGCGAGAAGGACGACGGCGGTCGTGGAGCGCCGGGCGCGCCCGCACAGGACCCCGGCCGCGGCGGCGGCCAGGGCGGTGGGGAGCAGGACGGACCCGACGGTGGCCGGGTCGAACCGGTGGAGGGCGAGGACGGCGGCGGCCGACGCCCAGAGCACGGCCGCGGTCGCGCCGGCGGCGCGTCGTGCGGAGGGCCGCCATCGCCAGGGCCGGACCCCGGGGTCGTCGGTGGACGCGTCGGCGGCGTCGTGCCCGGCGGGGCCGCGGGAAAGGACCTCCGGCGCCGGCGTGCGCTCGGACCCCGTGGTTGTCACGCGCCCGAACCTACCACCGGCCGATCCGGGTGGATGGAGAGGGCGTGAGGGAAGCGGGAAGGTCCCGCCCGCGCCTGTGACCAGGAGTGATCGCTGTTCCTCAACTCCGGCCGACCGCCAGGTCCGTGCCCTGGAGACGGACCCGGATGCCGTCCTTCTCCACACGGACGTCCCGCAGCCGCAGCCGTCCGTTGGGGGGTTCGGGCAGCCGGAAGCCGAGCGAGAGTCGGTCGGTGAGGACCGGGCGGGTGAGACGGGGCAGCGCGTCCAGGAGGGCCGGGTCGAAGCCGAGCAGGCCGAGCAGTTTCGGGTGCTCCAGCGCC containing:
- a CDS encoding HAMP domain-containing sensor histidine kinase, coding for MTRALRRFRALPIRTRLSLLVAAAVAFAVAAVSVTCWFLVQGKLYEQLNDDLNEMARRPGTVTALLQECTQDPPANTQVFPGRSDYVQAIKERGTPCVDPNSPGTVEVTGSDADVIRRADQRKVHFRDGTDDDGEQVRVLTRYLGVDPTDGQGVALQLAVPLKSTRATLNDLALILLLVSGVGVVGAGAAGLAVARAGLRPVDKLTEAVEHVARTEDLSIRIPVEDDAEDEIARLSRSFNSMTSSLASSHELQQQLIADAGHELRTPLTSLRTNIELLTRSEETGRPLPEADRKALLASVKAQMTELAALIGDLQELSRPQGQRGERVQVVSLTDTVEAALRRVRLRGPELTISADLRPWYVRAEPAALERAVVNILDNAVKFSPPDGTVEVDLADGVLTVRDHGPGIAADELPYVFDRFWRSPSARALPGSGLGLSIVARTVEQSGGEVALTRAEGGGTVATVRLPGAPTPPPETP
- a CDS encoding type VII secretion integral membrane protein EccD, translating into MTTTGSERTPAPEVLSRGPAGHDAADASTDDPGVRPWRWRPSARRAAGATAAVLWASAAAVLALHRFDPATVGSVLLPTALAAAAAGVLCGRARRSTTAVVLLALAAALAVVGVWASAGAHDWPGPLRAAALAGAVAAASALAGWCTPAGRPALTGAAAIVGCLVLGEAAVLFQGGAHTAVQQSRAAALPALAVGLALGVLPRLALTASGLTALDDRRTGGVSVSSHGAGTALAVTHRALAPATVVLALASGASGVLLLRTATAGTVTLAVLLALVLVLRARAYPLTVEVGALLLAAAAVVVRLAATWGEPGVVVLALLAVLHLTVRPSEALRATLRRAGDLLEPWAVLALVPTAVVVSGGFA
- a CDS encoding type VII secretion protein, which translates into the protein MTGTQDTQRGPLGPAPDGGRGQEPSPPPVPRQTFVPDHTRGTPESVPTVDPRLAVALGRPQHGDSAARRAGASLRRLTASAAQEVTEHTRLAREVQQPVTTGRVVAVTSIRGGVGKSTVAALLGRTFNHYRHDPVLTLEADAALGTLPMRMGAKTVRWTCADLASILTPSMGLTDLTGYLVPVQDGGWLLPASQGRVGAPLDVRTYRTVTLALRRYFAVTVVDSETLPGEVARTAMDTAHARVVVAPMTAEGIHGTRQVLDWLAQLPHSALHSTVVALSAATPDATLDERTAVAHLREPGVPVVLLPYDRHLAQGGPIRTDLLATATRDAAVRLAAETMRRAVAAR